In Streptomyces canus, one DNA window encodes the following:
- a CDS encoding ABC transporter permease has protein sequence MTATSTPPSTSSPYAELKAPTTARRLLTAPTTGPLVALLLACVFFAVSSDQFLTGGNFSLIVQQVMVVGTLAIGQTLIILTAGIDLSCGAVMAFGSIVIAKMAAEGSLPPLAAIALGLVVCGGFGLLNGLLVQKIPLPPFIVTLGMLNVAFALTHIYSEEQTVTNLPGPLTALGQTFPMGHTDITYGSLVTIGLFLLLAYALSSTGWGRHVYALGNSQEAARLNGIRTSRLTIGVYTVAGLLYGVAALLLISRTGVGDPQAGQTDNLDSITAVVLGGTSLFGGRGSVLGTFIGVLIVGVFRNGLQLMGVASIYQTLITGVLVILAVTVDQISRKKAR, from the coding sequence ATGACCGCCACGTCCACGCCTCCGAGCACCTCCTCGCCGTACGCCGAGCTCAAAGCGCCGACCACGGCCCGCAGGCTGCTCACGGCACCGACCACCGGCCCGCTCGTCGCCCTCCTTCTCGCCTGTGTCTTCTTCGCCGTCTCCTCCGACCAGTTCCTCACCGGTGGGAACTTCTCGCTGATCGTGCAGCAGGTCATGGTCGTCGGCACCCTCGCCATCGGCCAGACCCTGATCATCCTCACCGCGGGCATCGACCTGTCGTGCGGCGCGGTGATGGCGTTCGGCAGCATCGTGATCGCCAAGATGGCCGCCGAGGGCTCGCTGCCGCCGCTCGCCGCCATCGCGCTGGGCCTGGTCGTCTGCGGCGGATTCGGGCTGCTGAACGGGCTGTTGGTGCAGAAGATCCCGCTGCCGCCGTTCATCGTCACGCTCGGCATGCTCAACGTGGCCTTCGCGCTGACCCACATCTACTCCGAGGAGCAGACGGTCACCAACCTGCCCGGCCCGCTGACGGCCCTCGGGCAGACCTTCCCGATGGGCCACACCGACATCACCTACGGCTCCCTCGTCACCATCGGCCTGTTCCTGCTGCTCGCCTACGCGTTGAGCAGCACCGGCTGGGGCCGGCACGTCTACGCCCTGGGCAACAGCCAGGAAGCCGCGCGGCTGAACGGCATCCGCACCTCCCGGCTGACCATCGGCGTCTACACCGTCGCCGGTCTCCTCTACGGCGTCGCCGCCCTGCTCCTCATCTCCCGTACCGGAGTCGGTGACCCGCAGGCCGGACAGACCGACAACCTCGACAGCATCACCGCCGTGGTCCTCGGCGGCACCAGCCTCTTCGGAGGCCGCGGTTCGGTCCTCGGCACCTTCATCGGCGTCCTGATCGTCGGGGTCTTCCGCAACGGGCTCCAGCTGATGGGCGTCGCCTCGATCTACCAGACCCTGATCACCGGAGTCCTGGTCATCCTCGCGGTGACCGTCGACCAGATCTCCCGGAAGAAGGCCCGATGA
- a CDS encoding alpha/beta hydrolase family protein, with product MRHGTRIVCTAALLLTLTTAPAATASATTDTTHVDGRLPSGATYMMDVPTNWNGTVLLFSHGYNAGPANPAQDAPDAATKPLLLQQGYALIGSSYASTGWAVTDAVPDQMATLKAFTTRFGQASRTLAWGRSYGGLVTTAIAERHPDEIDGSLSMCGLVHGGIANWNNTLDPVFALKTLLGSDVPLVNLPTQQAATDAANTLTATVDSAQSTTEGRTRIALAAALHNIPVWNAPTQTRPAATDWDAQQANQYDAVKGLLKIAAFNRRQEAEVRAGGNMSWNTGIDYARLLEKSSVRKEVTELYKKAGLSLTKDLAALNRAPRIKADQNAVSWMSSTSSFTGKLAKPQLSIHTIGDPLVPVQTESALRRAATAAGSGPLLRQAYVDNAGHCTFSPAEQLAALHALEDRVTTGSWQGTDPASLNSRATAADPTTPTRYVSYRPTPYLRPYDLAHPADGR from the coding sequence ATGAGGCACGGCACCCGCATCGTCTGCACGGCGGCCCTCCTGCTCACCCTGACCACCGCACCCGCCGCCACGGCGTCGGCCACCACGGACACCACCCATGTGGACGGCCGACTCCCCTCCGGCGCCACGTACATGATGGATGTCCCCACCAACTGGAACGGCACCGTCCTCCTGTTCAGCCACGGCTACAACGCGGGCCCCGCCAACCCCGCCCAGGACGCCCCGGACGCGGCCACCAAGCCCCTTCTCCTCCAGCAGGGTTACGCCCTCATCGGCTCCTCGTACGCGTCCACCGGCTGGGCGGTCACCGACGCGGTCCCCGACCAGATGGCCACCCTGAAGGCCTTCACCACCCGCTTCGGCCAGGCCTCGCGCACCCTCGCCTGGGGACGGTCGTACGGCGGCCTGGTCACCACGGCGATAGCCGAACGCCACCCGGACGAGATCGACGGCTCGCTCTCCATGTGCGGCCTGGTCCACGGCGGCATCGCCAACTGGAACAACACCCTCGACCCGGTGTTCGCCCTCAAGACGCTTCTGGGCTCCGACGTCCCCCTGGTGAACCTCCCGACGCAGCAGGCGGCCACCGATGCGGCGAACACGCTGACCGCCACGGTCGACTCCGCCCAGTCGACGACCGAGGGCCGGACCCGTATCGCCCTCGCCGCGGCCCTGCACAACATCCCGGTCTGGAACGCACCCACCCAGACCCGCCCCGCCGCGACCGACTGGGACGCCCAACAGGCCAACCAATACGACGCCGTCAAGGGCCTGCTGAAGATCGCCGCGTTCAACCGGCGCCAGGAGGCCGAGGTCCGCGCGGGCGGCAACATGTCCTGGAACACCGGCATCGACTACGCCCGGCTGCTCGAAAAGTCCTCCGTCCGCAAGGAGGTCACCGAGCTGTACAAGAAGGCGGGCCTCTCCCTGACCAAGGACCTCGCCGCCCTCAACCGGGCCCCGCGCATCAAGGCGGACCAGAACGCCGTGTCGTGGATGAGCAGCACCAGCAGCTTCACCGGCAAGCTGGCCAAGCCCCAGCTCTCCATCCACACCATCGGCGACCCCCTGGTCCCCGTCCAGACGGAGAGTGCCCTGCGCCGCGCGGCCACCGCGGCCGGTTCCGGCCCCCTCCTGCGCCAGGCGTACGTCGACAACGCCGGCCACTGCACCTTCAGCCCGGCCGAGCAACTGGCCGCCCTCCACGCCCTGGAGGACCGCGTGACCACCGGCAGCTGGCAGGGCACCGACCCGGCGTCCCTCAACTCCCGCGCCACCGCGGCCGACCCCACCACCCCCACCCGCTACGTCTCGTACCGCCCCACCCCCTACCTCCGCCCGTACGACCTCGCGCACCCCGCCGACGGCCGGTGA
- a CDS encoding ROK family transcriptional regulator, which yields MAGRNGRTVRDLRRGNRAAVLRRLYFDGPMSRFELGPATGLSGGSISNVVAELVEDHLVEEAGTVESDGGRPRTLLRVAPSGGHMIGVDVGETRVRVELFDLTLTELARTERPLEHHGYDVEVVVGHIRDGIAEVLADTDIAPEQLLGVGIGVPGIVARTPGQGAVVHGQTIGWDAVPLESLLRSTCELPDTVPYFIDNGARTLGQAELWFGAGRGCRNAVVVLFGSGIGACLVTEEVEYGRPLEWGHVTVQVRGRRCRCGALGCLEAYAGAGALVDRWREAGGHPPVGADEETALAALLAAAHPAQAAEADPVALAVLEETAEYVGAGLSDLVNLFQPERILIGGWAGLQLGPRFLPAVRRYADAYALRHPAERVSIDLGKLGPDAVTVGAASLPLADLFARGGRPATHRQDREGATG from the coding sequence ATGGCGGGGCGTAACGGGCGGACGGTGCGTGACCTGCGACGGGGCAACCGGGCCGCCGTACTGCGACGGCTGTATTTCGACGGGCCGATGAGCCGCTTCGAGCTGGGCCCGGCCACCGGCCTGAGCGGCGGCTCCATCAGCAACGTGGTCGCTGAACTGGTCGAGGACCACCTCGTCGAGGAGGCCGGCACCGTCGAGTCCGACGGCGGCCGCCCCCGCACCCTGCTGCGCGTGGCCCCCTCCGGCGGCCACATGATCGGCGTCGACGTCGGCGAGACCCGCGTCCGCGTCGAGCTCTTCGACCTCACCCTCACCGAACTCGCCCGCACCGAACGGCCGCTGGAGCATCACGGCTACGACGTCGAGGTCGTCGTCGGCCACATCCGGGACGGCATCGCCGAGGTGCTCGCCGACACCGACATCGCCCCCGAACAGCTCCTGGGCGTCGGCATCGGAGTCCCCGGCATCGTGGCCCGCACCCCAGGGCAGGGCGCGGTGGTGCACGGCCAGACGATCGGCTGGGACGCCGTCCCGCTCGAGTCCCTGCTGCGTTCGACCTGTGAACTCCCCGACACCGTCCCGTACTTCATCGACAACGGCGCCCGCACACTCGGCCAGGCCGAGCTGTGGTTCGGCGCCGGCCGGGGCTGCCGCAACGCGGTGGTCGTCCTCTTCGGCTCGGGCATCGGCGCCTGTCTCGTCACCGAGGAGGTCGAATACGGCCGCCCCCTGGAGTGGGGGCATGTGACCGTGCAGGTCAGGGGACGCCGCTGCCGCTGTGGTGCCCTGGGCTGCCTGGAGGCCTACGCGGGCGCGGGGGCACTCGTCGACCGCTGGCGCGAGGCGGGCGGCCATCCGCCCGTGGGTGCCGACGAGGAGACCGCGCTGGCCGCGCTGCTCGCCGCCGCCCACCCGGCCCAGGCCGCCGAGGCCGACCCGGTGGCCCTCGCCGTCCTGGAGGAGACCGCCGAGTACGTCGGCGCGGGCCTGTCCGACCTGGTCAACCTCTTCCAGCCCGAGCGCATCCTCATCGGCGGCTGGGCAGGCCTCCAGCTCGGTCCCCGCTTCCTGCCCGCCGTACGCCGGTACGCCGACGCGTACGCCCTGCGGCACCCGGCCGAACGTGTCTCCATCGACCTCGGCAAGCTCGGCCCCGACGCGGTCACGGTCGGCGCGGCGAGTCTGCCCCTCGCCGACCTCTTCGCCCGGGGCGGGCGGCCCGCCACGCACAGGCAAGACCGCGAGGGCGCGACCGGCTGA
- a CDS encoding sugar ABC transporter substrate-binding protein, translated as MSRIPRLPSSLLRVAACTSVAALALTACGSGSGSGSTSSGSGTVKVGLITKTDTNPFFVKMKEGAEKAAKENGAQLMTAAGKFDGDNAGQVTAIENMVAAGVKGILITPSDSKAIVPAIAKAKAKGVLVIALDTPTEPESAVDALFATDNLKAGELIGEYAKAAMKGKTAKIAALDLAPGVSVGVQRHNGFLKGFGATEKDVACAQDTGGDQAKGQTAMENCLQKEPGINLVYTINEPAALGAFTALKAKGREKDVLIVSVDGGCTGTQAVKDGKIAATSQQYPLKMAAQGVKAVVTYAKDGKKASGYTDTGVTLITDKAQTGVTSKDTAFGLENCWG; from the coding sequence ATGTCTCGCATCCCCCGACTGCCTTCCTCCCTGCTCAGAGTCGCCGCGTGCACGTCGGTCGCGGCCCTCGCCCTGACGGCCTGTGGTTCCGGCTCCGGATCGGGCTCCACGAGCTCCGGATCGGGCACGGTGAAGGTCGGGCTGATCACCAAGACCGACACCAACCCGTTCTTCGTGAAGATGAAGGAGGGTGCGGAGAAGGCCGCCAAGGAGAACGGCGCCCAGCTCATGACCGCGGCGGGCAAGTTCGACGGAGACAACGCCGGTCAGGTCACCGCCATCGAGAACATGGTCGCCGCCGGTGTGAAGGGCATCCTGATCACCCCGAGCGACTCCAAGGCGATCGTGCCCGCGATAGCGAAGGCCAAGGCCAAGGGCGTGCTGGTCATCGCCCTGGACACGCCGACCGAGCCGGAGAGCGCGGTCGACGCCCTCTTCGCCACCGACAACCTCAAGGCCGGCGAGCTGATCGGCGAGTACGCCAAGGCCGCGATGAAGGGCAAGACGGCGAAGATCGCCGCCCTCGACCTCGCGCCCGGCGTCTCCGTCGGCGTCCAGCGGCACAACGGGTTCCTCAAGGGCTTCGGCGCCACCGAGAAGGACGTGGCGTGCGCCCAGGACACGGGCGGCGACCAGGCCAAGGGCCAGACGGCGATGGAGAACTGCCTCCAGAAGGAGCCCGGCATCAACCTCGTCTACACGATCAACGAGCCGGCCGCGCTCGGCGCGTTCACCGCGCTGAAGGCCAAGGGCCGCGAGAAGGACGTACTGATCGTCTCCGTCGACGGCGGCTGCACCGGCACCCAGGCCGTCAAGGACGGCAAGATCGCGGCCACGTCGCAGCAGTACCCGCTGAAGATGGCCGCCCAGGGCGTCAAGGCCGTCGTGACGTACGCCAAGGACGGCAAGAAGGCGTCCGGTTACACCGACACCGGCGTCACCCTGATCACCGACAAGGCCCAGACGGGCGTCACGTCCAAGGACACCGCCTTCGGCCTGGAGAACTGCTGGGGCTGA
- a CDS encoding RNA polymerase sigma factor: MTTDMRTRIRAGDPDAFAELYDQYARSVYNHAFRLTADWSVAEDVMSATFMEAWRRRTSIEADGGSLRPWLLGIATNVARSHYRSNRRYRAAAGAAAAAGVAEVADHAEETAGRVDDRRRIAATLTALGSLRRPEREVLVLCLWEGLEYADAARALGIPVGTVRSRLSRARGRLRKLAEAELARKRRELTPSNRQITGDRDYVIRSAQEGNR, translated from the coding sequence GTGACCACAGATATGCGAACCCGGATACGGGCCGGGGATCCGGACGCCTTCGCGGAGCTCTACGACCAGTACGCCCGCTCGGTGTACAACCACGCCTTCCGGCTGACCGCCGACTGGTCCGTGGCCGAGGACGTCATGTCGGCGACGTTCATGGAGGCCTGGCGGCGCCGGACGTCGATCGAGGCCGACGGGGGCTCGCTGCGGCCCTGGCTGCTCGGCATCGCCACGAACGTCGCCCGGTCCCACTACCGCAGCAACCGCCGCTACCGGGCCGCGGCCGGCGCGGCGGCCGCGGCAGGGGTGGCCGAGGTCGCCGACCATGCCGAGGAGACCGCCGGGCGGGTGGACGACCGGCGCCGGATCGCCGCCACGCTGACCGCGCTCGGCTCCCTGAGACGCCCCGAACGCGAGGTCCTGGTGCTGTGCCTGTGGGAGGGGCTCGAGTACGCCGACGCCGCCCGCGCCCTCGGCATCCCCGTCGGCACCGTCCGCTCCCGGCTGTCCCGGGCGCGCGGCAGGCTGCGGAAGCTCGCCGAGGCCGAACTGGCGAGAAAAAGACGGGAACTCACCCCGTCGAACCGGCAGATAACAGGTGATCGCGACTACGTGATCCGGTCCGCACAGGAAGGAAACCGATGA
- a CDS encoding putative quinol monooxygenase, translating to MKKTLLAEFTAREGAQDEVARMIVEYADKVRAEEGNLAFDVYTKASHPRAFWIFEVYRDEDAFQTHLNAPYGGPFNAALTPLIEEDASVLTFLDPVT from the coding sequence GTGAAGAAAACCCTGCTCGCCGAGTTCACCGCCCGTGAGGGAGCGCAGGACGAGGTCGCCCGCATGATCGTGGAGTACGCCGACAAGGTGCGTGCGGAGGAGGGCAACCTCGCCTTCGACGTCTACACCAAGGCCTCGCATCCACGCGCCTTCTGGATCTTCGAGGTGTACCGGGACGAGGACGCCTTCCAGACGCACCTGAACGCCCCGTACGGCGGCCCCTTCAACGCCGCGCTCACCCCGTTGATCGAGGAGGACGCCTCCGTGCTGACGTTCCTCGACCCGGTGACCTGA
- a CDS encoding MFS transporter, translating into MPPSPTASERTRQLRRVALSGLLGTAVEFYDFLVYGTVAALVFGELFFPGADPAVGTIAAFGTFAAGYVARPIGGIVFGHFGDRLGRKNMLLLTMGLMGGASFLIGLLPTYDTIGVWAPVLLIALRVVQGIAIGGEWGGATLMVVEHAGEKRRGLWSSFTQMGAPLGSLISAAVVALVSTLPKDQFAAWGWRVPFLLSVLLLGVGLFVRLKVVESPLFAEVKKDRAESRLPILDVLRRPRPVLLACCVGIGAFTAQSLLTSYLISYATGIGYARPQVLTALAVSAAVALVVLPCASALSDRIGRRPVVLTGAILSAATAFPVLALVDSKSSGALILAVVLGHGISQSLMYGPLGALFSEMFGTKVRYTGASLGYQGATLVGAGFSPMIAGSLVASSGNGTPVALLLCGGSLITALTVWFVRETNRTSLTDPASELPTPARTEEITA; encoded by the coding sequence ATGCCCCCGTCCCCCACCGCATCAGAACGCACCCGCCAACTCCGCCGAGTCGCCCTCTCCGGACTGCTCGGCACCGCCGTCGAGTTCTACGACTTCCTCGTCTACGGCACCGTCGCCGCGCTCGTCTTCGGCGAACTGTTCTTCCCCGGCGCCGACCCCGCCGTGGGCACGATCGCCGCGTTCGGCACCTTCGCCGCCGGATATGTGGCCCGCCCCATCGGCGGCATCGTCTTCGGACACTTCGGCGACCGCCTGGGCCGCAAGAACATGCTGCTGCTCACCATGGGCCTGATGGGCGGCGCCAGCTTCCTCATCGGCCTGCTGCCCACCTACGACACCATCGGCGTCTGGGCACCGGTCCTGCTGATCGCCCTGCGCGTGGTCCAGGGCATCGCCATCGGCGGTGAGTGGGGTGGCGCGACCCTGATGGTCGTGGAGCACGCGGGCGAGAAGCGCCGTGGGCTCTGGTCGAGCTTCACGCAGATGGGGGCCCCGCTCGGCTCCCTGATCTCCGCCGCCGTGGTCGCCCTGGTCTCCACCCTCCCCAAGGACCAGTTCGCGGCCTGGGGCTGGCGCGTGCCGTTCCTGCTGAGCGTGCTGCTGCTCGGCGTCGGCCTGTTCGTCCGTCTCAAGGTGGTCGAGAGCCCGCTGTTCGCCGAGGTGAAGAAGGACCGCGCCGAGTCGAGGCTCCCCATCCTCGACGTCCTGCGCCGCCCGCGCCCGGTGCTGCTGGCCTGCTGCGTCGGCATCGGCGCCTTCACCGCCCAGTCCCTGCTGACCAGTTACCTGATCTCGTACGCCACCGGCATCGGCTACGCCCGCCCGCAGGTGCTCACCGCGCTCGCCGTCTCCGCCGCGGTCGCCCTGGTCGTGCTGCCCTGCGCCTCCGCGCTCTCCGACCGGATCGGCCGCCGCCCGGTCGTCCTCACCGGCGCGATCCTGTCCGCCGCCACCGCCTTCCCCGTCCTCGCGCTGGTCGACTCCAAGTCGTCGGGGGCCCTGATCCTGGCCGTGGTCCTCGGCCACGGCATCTCCCAGTCGCTGATGTACGGCCCGCTGGGCGCCCTGTTCAGCGAGATGTTCGGCACCAAGGTCCGCTACACCGGCGCCTCCCTCGGCTACCAGGGCGCCACGCTGGTCGGCGCCGGCTTCTCCCCGATGATCGCCGGAAGCCTGGTCGCGAGCAGCGGCAACGGCACCCCGGTCGCCCTCCTGCTGTGCGGCGGCTCGCTGATCACCGCGCTGACCGTGTGGTTCGTCCGCGAGACGAACCGTACGTCCCTGACCGACCCCGCGTCCGAACTCCCCACCCCCGCCCGCACGGAGGAGATCACCGCATGA
- a CDS encoding LacI family DNA-binding transcriptional regulator, with amino-acid sequence MAANRRPTLADVAREVGVSAKTVSRVLNEDGPASPETREQVLAAVAKLGFQPNLMARNIRVGGPDTTVGLVIPDLGNPFFGAVARSIEDTVRDRGLTLLMGSSADEPDRERALTDKFLARRVSVLLVVPSVGADHSHLKTHRATGLPVVFLDRPGVGLAADSVVSSNRTGAHDGVAHLIAHGHRRIGFVGDLPVKLYTRRERFTGYREALERAGLPYDRSLVTNAHDQQGASAATSRLLGLAAPPTALFAGNNIVALGIVAELARSRRKDVAVVSFDDVPLAEALEPALTVVAQDPDEIGRTAATTALSRLDGDRTRARTITVPTRLIVRGSGERPAPELQRA; translated from the coding sequence ATGGCAGCGAACCGCCGCCCGACCCTGGCCGACGTCGCCCGCGAAGTGGGCGTCAGCGCCAAGACGGTCTCCCGCGTTCTCAACGAGGACGGACCCGCGTCGCCCGAGACGAGGGAACAGGTGCTGGCCGCCGTGGCCAAGCTCGGCTTCCAGCCGAACCTGATGGCGCGCAACATCCGCGTCGGCGGGCCCGACACCACCGTCGGGCTGGTCATCCCCGACCTCGGCAACCCGTTCTTCGGAGCGGTGGCCCGCAGTATCGAGGACACGGTCCGCGACCGTGGACTGACCCTGCTCATGGGCTCGTCGGCGGACGAACCGGACCGTGAACGGGCCCTGACGGACAAGTTCCTGGCCCGCCGCGTCAGCGTCCTGCTGGTCGTGCCGTCCGTCGGCGCCGACCACTCCCACCTCAAGACCCACCGCGCCACCGGGCTGCCCGTCGTCTTCCTCGACCGCCCCGGAGTGGGCCTGGCCGCCGACAGCGTGGTCAGCTCCAACCGCACCGGCGCCCACGACGGCGTCGCCCACCTGATCGCCCACGGCCACCGGCGCATCGGCTTCGTCGGCGACCTGCCGGTCAAGCTCTACACCCGCCGTGAGCGCTTCACCGGGTACCGGGAGGCCCTTGAGCGGGCCGGCCTGCCCTACGACCGTTCCCTGGTCACCAACGCCCATGACCAGCAAGGGGCTTCGGCCGCGACCTCCCGGCTCCTCGGCCTGGCCGCTCCGCCCACGGCCCTGTTCGCCGGCAACAACATCGTCGCCCTGGGGATAGTGGCCGAACTCGCCCGCAGCAGACGCAAGGACGTCGCCGTCGTCTCCTTCGACGACGTCCCGCTCGCCGAGGCACTCGAACCGGCCCTGACCGTCGTCGCCCAGGACCCGGACGAGATCGGCAGGACGGCGGCGACCACGGCCCTGTCCCGCCTCGACGGCGACCGCACCCGGGCCCGGACCATCACCGTGCCGACCCGGCTGATCGTGCGCGGCTCGGGCGAGCGGCCCGCCCCGGAGTTGCAGCGGGCCTGA
- a CDS encoding ATP-binding cassette domain-containing protein, with protein MTALDSPTPILQARGLVKRYGQVTAIDGADFDLLPGEVLAVIGDNGAGKTSLIKALTGAVTPDAGEIRLNGEPIQFSGPQSARAHGIETVYQDLAVAASMDIASNVFLGRELRRPGVLGSVFRMLDKKRMRQEAAEHMADLKIGLRSLTQSVETLSGGQRQAVAVARSVAWARSVVVMDEPTAALGVKESGQVLDLIRRVRDKGMPVVLISHNMPHVFEIADRIHVHRLGRRAALIKPSDYSMAEVVAIMTGALTVDEAGGTVVADSEAAKAAGVQAT; from the coding sequence ATGACCGCCCTCGACTCCCCCACCCCGATCCTCCAGGCCCGCGGTCTCGTCAAGCGCTACGGCCAGGTCACCGCCATCGACGGTGCCGACTTCGACCTGCTGCCCGGCGAGGTGCTCGCCGTGATCGGCGACAACGGCGCCGGAAAGACCAGCCTCATCAAGGCGCTCACCGGTGCGGTGACGCCCGACGCGGGCGAGATCCGCCTCAACGGCGAACCCATCCAGTTCTCCGGCCCGCAAAGTGCCCGCGCTCACGGCATCGAGACGGTCTATCAGGACCTGGCCGTGGCCGCCTCGATGGACATCGCCTCGAACGTGTTCCTCGGCCGCGAGCTGCGCCGGCCCGGTGTCCTCGGCAGTGTCTTCCGCATGCTCGACAAGAAGCGCATGCGCCAGGAGGCCGCCGAGCACATGGCCGACCTGAAGATCGGACTGCGCTCGCTGACCCAGTCGGTCGAGACCCTCTCCGGGGGCCAGCGGCAGGCCGTGGCGGTCGCCCGTTCCGTCGCCTGGGCCCGCAGTGTCGTCGTCATGGACGAACCCACCGCCGCGCTCGGCGTCAAGGAGTCCGGACAGGTCCTCGACCTCATCCGGCGGGTCCGGGACAAGGGCATGCCGGTCGTCCTGATCAGCCACAACATGCCCCACGTCTTCGAGATCGCCGACCGGATCCATGTGCACCGGCTGGGCCGGCGCGCCGCCCTGATCAAGCCCTCCGACTACTCCATGGCGGAGGTCGTCGCCATCATGACCGGCGCCCTCACCGTGGACGAGGCCGGCGGTACTGTCGTAGCGGATTCCGAGGCCGCGAAGGCCGCGGGCGTCCAGGCCACCTGA
- a CDS encoding CU044_5270 family protein, with the protein MNASPSQPHPAEWTETQGLLPSVERDLPAGRHQFHKEQMMVRIREDLRATAVAPVRRNPFLRRTVLLPALACALAGAVVGGLALTGGGDANTSLATGPALTTRIGAADARGADRLLDHISLAAADTSEPGVRDDQFLYIASKVASTYPKTVDDKTTVVSEKLHSRQVWESPDGRNGWLIEPGNTSEDGITLAGPNPLSSAYRRLAQLPTEPGALLRKIYQESDATRDPEVSRDQAAFVAIGDLLTESYPPANLTAALYKAAAEIPGVVAVDDAVDAVGRHGVAVARLDEQSGQRTEWIFDRKTYAFLGERSVQVGPSETFKKGTVTFTIAITQRAVVNEMKEVPGQAG; encoded by the coding sequence ATGAACGCCAGCCCCTCCCAGCCGCACCCGGCCGAGTGGACGGAGACCCAGGGTCTTCTGCCCTCCGTGGAGCGGGATCTGCCGGCGGGCCGCCACCAGTTCCACAAGGAGCAGATGATGGTCCGGATCCGCGAAGACCTCCGTGCCACGGCCGTTGCCCCCGTACGCCGCAACCCGTTCCTGCGCCGGACGGTCCTGCTGCCCGCGCTGGCCTGCGCCCTGGCCGGCGCGGTCGTGGGCGGCCTCGCCCTGACCGGCGGCGGTGACGCGAACACCTCCCTGGCCACCGGGCCCGCCCTGACAACCCGCATCGGCGCCGCCGACGCCCGGGGCGCCGACCGCCTGCTCGACCACATCTCGCTGGCCGCCGCCGACACCTCCGAACCCGGCGTGCGCGACGACCAGTTCCTCTACATCGCGTCCAAGGTCGCCAGCACCTACCCCAAGACGGTCGACGACAAGACCACGGTGGTCAGCGAGAAGCTGCACTCCCGTCAGGTCTGGGAGTCCCCCGACGGCAGGAACGGCTGGCTGATCGAGCCGGGCAACACGAGCGAGGACGGCATCACCCTGGCCGGACCGAACCCGCTCAGCTCTGCCTACCGCCGGCTCGCCCAGCTGCCCACCGAACCCGGGGCCCTGCTGCGGAAGATCTACCAGGAGTCGGATGCCACCAGGGATCCCGAAGTCTCCCGCGACCAGGCCGCCTTCGTCGCCATCGGCGACCTGCTGACCGAGAGCTACCCGCCCGCGAACCTCACCGCCGCGCTCTACAAGGCCGCCGCCGAGATCCCCGGTGTCGTCGCGGTGGACGACGCGGTCGACGCGGTGGGGCGCCACGGGGTGGCCGTCGCGCGGCTCGACGAGCAGAGCGGGCAGCGCACGGAGTGGATCTTCGACAGGAAGACGTACGCGTTCCTCGGTGAGCGCAGTGTGCAGGTCGGGCCGAGTGAGACCTTCAAGAAGGGCACCGTGACGTTCACCATCGCCATCACTCAGCGGGCGGTCGTGAACGAGATGAAGGAGGTGCCGGGGCAGGCGGGCTGA